One genomic region from Stackebrandtia nassauensis DSM 44728 encodes:
- a CDS encoding lytic polysaccharide monooxygenase auxiliary activity family 9 protein — protein sequence MALPRFTKVAAAIAAGFLATVVLSVVAATPASAHGYTTNPTSRSLHCKQGTVTNCGAIQWEPQSVEGPKGFPSAGPRDGALCAGGDSRWAPLDDQRGGTGWPSKKVSAGTFTFSWHFTAAHATTKWEYFITKPGWNQTAKLTRSALDLTPFLTVPYGGQRPPWDISHSGNLPSRSGHHVIFAVWTIADTGNAFYQCSDVTF from the coding sequence ATGGCCCTTCCCCGATTCACCAAGGTCGCCGCCGCGATAGCGGCAGGCTTCCTCGCCACCGTGGTACTCAGCGTCGTGGCGGCCACCCCGGCCTCCGCGCACGGCTACACCACCAACCCCACCAGCCGGTCCCTCCACTGTAAACAAGGCACCGTGACCAACTGCGGTGCCATCCAGTGGGAGCCGCAAAGCGTCGAAGGCCCGAAGGGCTTCCCCAGCGCCGGTCCGCGCGACGGGGCGCTTTGCGCCGGTGGCGACAGCCGCTGGGCCCCGCTGGACGACCAGCGCGGCGGCACCGGCTGGCCGTCCAAGAAGGTGTCGGCCGGAACCTTCACCTTCAGCTGGCACTTCACCGCGGCCCACGCCACCACCAAGTGGGAGTACTTCATCACCAAGCCCGGCTGGAACCAGACCGCGAAACTGACCCGTTCGGCGCTCGACCTGACCCCGTTCTTGACCGTCCCCTACGGTGGCCAGCGGCCACCGTGGGACATCTCGCACTCCGGGAACCTGCCCTCGCGCAGCGGGCACCACGTGATTTTCGCGGTGTGGACCATCGCCGACACCGGTAACGCCTTCTACCAGTGCTCGGACGTCACCTTCTAA
- a CDS encoding WD40/YVTN/BNR-like repeat-containing protein has product MLKENGDRLDYAKRHRKLEWRSQWFHLQRSDDDRVINDEREQGLKRKREMIERQRKTAKLRTAYAPAGPGTPWFSIGPRNINGRVKCLAVHPTDADRVYAGAASGGVWRSTDGAQSWYPLWDQEDSLAIGGLAVSPVDPDVIYAGTGEGVRANSYGSGHNFPGAGMYVSNDGGNTWALQAGLVNRRVTRVLASPANVDTVFVAGQDGFEYSTDGGATWTTLLSGQVSDACIDSSGDLLYACVHNDGIYRSEDAGASWSLLGAGPTGAAAQWVKIAMGLGGASGEDFLVCKSVGTVRVTTDGGDSWTTLPGSHGAGWTGWCDLVAVSPTNEDVLYAGSVGLERTTDGGVTWAAIPGLHSDQHQAVFAPSDPNIVYECNDGGFYKSTDGGASFKKASHGMVISQFYDLGSWEHISTVVGGGTQDQGTNMTTGGLTWRPIHGGDGMYFVTHPTDPRTIYAEYQGTQIEKSTDGGNTWVAKTAGLVGTTPWTGVITMDPDDPDRLYCGTNRVFRTLDGCATPWTQSSQTLAATVSAIAVAPSDSNRVYAGTGNTYSRVGQGNVYRSDDGGGTNPWTDVTDASLPTSRPVTDLAVHADDADSVFVTYGATGMGSPQSVWHSGDAGTTWTDLSAGLPNVSVNAIVLHPTDHDTIWVGTDIGVFQSTDGGVSWLAFDNGIPNVVIADLHIDVDDETMYAATFGRGMYKVSIAPAVIEPSVDVYLRDSILDVGELTPSPSGEPNPNDVGDTVHFWESPDIKVDTSPYYTTDPVFDGVEFDDDVDHEDPKRTVNNRFYLQVHNRGWEPTTDVSVRAFFASAAGGLPSLPNALVPPDFNLSSTVDWEPIGPAQNISVLEPNRPVIVSWDWTVPASATTHSCLIAVVSCADDPITTTETNPNVLIKNEKRVCLKNLHVINSPGPRPVPTLVPILFHNALREDDRIDIIVKPDNFVSGTIGMLTEPIDIDVKKQLVGVSEYKLREGEDIGTWYSHPDEDVEVDHKELWSKLDHSRLFEFDSLRPSQIRGVSVKGGGRLQGLLVVKGNHKIPYGQRQRLSVLQRQRGEIVGGSTYEVRLRRAKAPLPVSRIRVTLERVAITGDRHWPSRKDAACVTACVGFSHDAKRTVSTVIPLPNGNALAARSKKLVEIPLDTVIFDGFVGETDAMTLTLHAGDRLPLPHPARSVRYRRSFSYPPETWVAAYGPRDENHSRSKDDDAVEWEVWYRVESVKF; this is encoded by the coding sequence ATGTTGAAGGAAAACGGCGATCGGTTGGACTACGCCAAACGGCATCGCAAGCTGGAGTGGCGGTCGCAGTGGTTCCACCTGCAACGCAGCGACGACGACCGTGTCATCAACGACGAGCGCGAGCAGGGGCTGAAGCGCAAGCGGGAGATGATCGAGCGGCAGCGCAAGACCGCGAAGCTGCGCACCGCCTACGCTCCGGCCGGTCCGGGCACGCCGTGGTTCTCGATCGGGCCGCGCAACATCAACGGTCGGGTCAAGTGCCTGGCCGTCCACCCGACCGACGCCGACCGCGTCTACGCCGGGGCCGCCAGCGGCGGCGTGTGGCGCAGCACCGACGGCGCCCAGTCCTGGTATCCACTGTGGGACCAGGAGGACTCGCTGGCGATCGGCGGACTGGCCGTCTCCCCCGTCGACCCGGACGTGATCTACGCGGGCACCGGCGAGGGCGTGCGGGCCAACTCCTACGGTTCGGGGCACAACTTCCCCGGCGCGGGCATGTACGTGTCCAACGACGGCGGCAACACCTGGGCTCTGCAGGCGGGACTGGTCAACCGGCGCGTCACCAGGGTGCTGGCCTCACCGGCCAATGTCGACACCGTCTTCGTGGCGGGCCAGGACGGCTTCGAGTACAGCACCGACGGCGGCGCCACCTGGACGACGCTGCTGAGCGGGCAGGTCAGCGACGCGTGCATCGACTCCAGCGGCGACCTGCTGTACGCGTGCGTCCACAATGACGGGATCTACCGCAGCGAGGACGCCGGGGCGTCGTGGAGCCTGCTGGGCGCCGGACCGACCGGGGCCGCGGCCCAGTGGGTGAAGATCGCGATGGGCCTGGGCGGGGCCAGCGGCGAGGACTTCCTGGTGTGCAAGAGCGTCGGCACCGTCCGGGTGACCACCGACGGCGGCGACTCGTGGACGACGCTGCCCGGCAGCCACGGCGCGGGCTGGACCGGCTGGTGCGACCTGGTGGCGGTGTCACCCACCAATGAGGACGTCCTGTACGCCGGCAGCGTCGGACTGGAACGCACCACCGACGGCGGGGTCACCTGGGCGGCGATCCCGGGGCTGCACTCCGACCAGCACCAGGCGGTGTTCGCGCCCTCGGACCCGAACATCGTGTACGAGTGCAACGACGGCGGCTTCTACAAGTCCACCGACGGCGGCGCGAGCTTCAAGAAGGCCAGCCACGGCATGGTCATCAGCCAGTTCTACGACCTGGGTTCGTGGGAGCACATCTCCACCGTCGTGGGCGGCGGCACCCAGGACCAGGGCACCAACATGACCACCGGCGGCCTGACCTGGCGGCCCATCCACGGCGGCGACGGCATGTACTTCGTCACCCACCCCACCGATCCGCGCACCATCTACGCCGAGTACCAGGGCACCCAGATCGAGAAGTCCACCGACGGCGGCAACACCTGGGTCGCCAAGACCGCGGGCCTGGTCGGCACCACGCCGTGGACCGGCGTCATCACCATGGACCCCGACGATCCCGACCGGCTGTACTGCGGCACCAACCGGGTGTTCCGCACCCTCGACGGCTGCGCCACCCCGTGGACGCAGTCGAGCCAGACGCTGGCCGCCACCGTCAGCGCCATCGCGGTGGCCCCGTCGGACTCCAACCGGGTGTACGCCGGCACCGGCAACACCTATTCGCGGGTCGGACAGGGCAATGTGTACCGCAGCGACGACGGCGGCGGCACCAACCCGTGGACCGACGTCACCGACGCCTCGCTGCCGACCTCGCGTCCGGTCACCGACCTGGCGGTGCACGCCGACGACGCCGACAGCGTGTTCGTCACCTACGGCGCCACCGGGATGGGCTCACCGCAGTCGGTGTGGCACTCCGGCGACGCCGGGACCACCTGGACCGACCTCAGCGCCGGGTTGCCCAACGTCAGCGTCAACGCGATCGTGCTGCACCCCACCGACCACGACACCATCTGGGTCGGCACCGACATCGGGGTGTTCCAGTCCACCGACGGCGGCGTCAGCTGGCTGGCCTTCGACAACGGCATCCCCAACGTCGTCATCGCCGACCTGCACATCGACGTCGATGACGAGACGATGTACGCGGCCACCTTCGGGCGCGGCATGTACAAGGTGAGCATCGCCCCGGCCGTCATCGAGCCCAGTGTGGACGTCTACCTGCGCGACAGCATCCTCGACGTCGGAGAGCTGACGCCGTCGCCCAGCGGCGAACCCAACCCCAACGACGTGGGCGACACCGTCCACTTCTGGGAGAGCCCCGACATCAAGGTCGACACCTCGCCGTACTACACGACGGACCCGGTCTTCGACGGCGTGGAGTTCGACGACGACGTCGACCACGAGGACCCGAAACGGACCGTCAACAACCGCTTCTACCTCCAGGTCCACAACCGAGGCTGGGAGCCCACCACCGACGTGTCGGTGCGGGCGTTCTTCGCCTCGGCCGCGGGCGGGCTGCCGAGTCTGCCCAACGCGCTGGTGCCGCCGGACTTCAACCTGTCGTCCACCGTCGACTGGGAGCCGATCGGACCGGCCCAGAACATCAGCGTCCTGGAGCCCAACCGGCCGGTCATCGTGTCGTGGGACTGGACGGTCCCGGCCTCGGCCACCACCCACAGCTGCCTGATTGCGGTGGTGTCGTGCGCCGACGATCCGATCACGACCACCGAGACCAACCCGAACGTGCTGATCAAGAACGAGAAGCGGGTGTGCCTGAAGAACCTGCACGTGATCAACTCGCCCGGCCCGAGGCCGGTGCCGACGCTGGTGCCGATCCTGTTCCACAACGCGCTGCGCGAGGACGACCGCATCGACATCATCGTCAAGCCGGACAACTTCGTCAGCGGCACCATCGGGATGCTCACCGAACCCATCGACATCGACGTCAAGAAGCAGCTGGTGGGTGTCAGCGAGTACAAACTGCGCGAGGGCGAGGACATCGGCACCTGGTACTCGCACCCCGACGAGGACGTCGAGGTCGACCACAAGGAACTGTGGAGCAAGCTCGACCACTCGCGGCTGTTCGAGTTCGACTCGCTGCGGCCCAGCCAGATCCGCGGCGTCTCGGTCAAGGGCGGCGGCAGGCTCCAGGGATTGCTGGTGGTCAAGGGCAACCACAAGATCCCCTACGGGCAGCGCCAGCGGCTGTCGGTGCTGCAACGTCAGCGCGGCGAGATCGTCGGTGGCAGCACCTACGAGGTCCGGCTGCGCCGGGCCAAGGCGCCGCTGCCGGTGTCGCGCATCCGCGTCACCCTGGAGCGGGTGGCCATCACCGGTGACCGGCACTGGCCGTCCCGTAAGGACGCCGCCTGCGTGACCGCGTGCGTGGGCTTCAGCCACGACGCCAAACGCACCGTGTCGACGGTGATCCCGCTGCCCAACGGCAACGCGCTGGCGGCGCGGTCGAAGAAACTGGTGGAGATTCCGCTGGACACGGTCATCTTCGACGGGTTCGTCGGTGAGACCGACGCGATGACGCTGACACTCCACGCTGGAGACCGGTTGCCGCTGCCGCACCCCGCGCGCAGCGTCCGCTACCGCCGCAGCTTCTCCTACCCGCCGGAGACCTGGGTCGCCGCGTACGGACCGCGCGACGAGAACCACTCGCGGTCCAAAGACGACGACGCCGTCGAGTGGGAGGTGTGGTACCGGGTCGAGTCGGTGAAATTCTGA
- a CDS encoding type 1 glutamine amidotransferase — protein sequence MSTSLLRLVWIYPDLLSTYGDRGNLLILAHRAESRRILTESITVRSDRPIPREGDIYLIGGGEDGAQALAAEKLIADGALNEAAGAGKVVFAVCAGYQLLGESFVASGQVRAGLGLFDMRSDRDVKRAVGELSGEVNPKLGLEDLTGFENHGGRTHLGPATMSLSSVTHGIGNDGSTEGAWSGKMVGTYLHGPALARNPGLADQLLAWAIDRDRDELPELDDSWIGKLRAERFAALAPA from the coding sequence GTGTCAACTAGCCTGCTGCGTCTGGTGTGGATCTACCCGGATCTGCTGTCCACCTACGGGGACCGCGGCAACCTGCTGATCCTGGCGCACCGCGCCGAATCCCGGCGCATCCTGACCGAGTCCATCACGGTCCGCTCCGACCGGCCGATTCCCCGCGAGGGCGACATCTACCTGATCGGCGGCGGCGAGGACGGCGCGCAGGCCCTCGCGGCCGAGAAGCTGATCGCCGACGGGGCGCTCAACGAGGCCGCCGGCGCTGGGAAGGTGGTGTTCGCCGTGTGCGCCGGATACCAGCTGCTGGGCGAGTCGTTCGTGGCCTCCGGGCAGGTGCGGGCCGGGCTGGGGCTGTTCGACATGCGCTCCGACCGGGACGTGAAACGGGCGGTGGGCGAACTGTCCGGTGAGGTCAATCCGAAGCTGGGTCTTGAGGACCTGACCGGCTTCGAGAACCACGGTGGCCGCACCCACCTGGGACCGGCCACCATGTCGCTGTCGAGCGTCACCCACGGCATCGGCAACGACGGCAGCACCGAGGGCGCCTGGAGCGGCAAGATGGTGGGGACCTACCTGCACGGCCCGGCGCTGGCCCGCAATCCCGGCCTGGCCGACCAGTTGCTGGCCTGGGCGATCGACCGCGACCGCGACGAACTGCCCGAACTGGACGATTCGTGGATCGGCAAGCTGCGCGCCGAGCGGTTCGCCGCCTTGGCCCCCGCGTGA
- a CDS encoding Mur ligase family protein: protein MINLPPRARFATAMLRTAATLSRVSGRGDGSVIGGKVGLTIEPRLLTLLAAGRRVALISGTNGKTTTTRFTAAALEVEGPVATNSFGANMPTGHTTALAKNREAVNCALEVDEHYLPLLLAEATPRVIALLNLSRDQLDRAMEVSKLAVKWRDALAAAPDIPVIANADDPWVTWAAGPCQHVTWIAGGQRWQEDSWVCPQCGKHLERFGEFWRCNECELARPTPDWNVDGDQVITPEGENIELDLRLPGQVNRTNAATALAVASTFGIPPALAAPRLTQVKSVAGRYAVVRRDRRRVRLLLSKNPAGWLEAFDMLEPRCPVVLSLNAREVDGYDTSWIYDVDFSPVQGRRVLAIGDRRMDLAVRLQVNGIEFEVVKDISAAIAAVPPGDVEVIANYTAFQDIRAEFDRVN from the coding sequence ATGATCAACCTTCCACCGCGCGCCCGATTCGCGACCGCGATGTTGCGGACCGCCGCGACCTTGTCGCGGGTGAGCGGGCGTGGCGACGGTTCGGTCATCGGGGGCAAGGTAGGACTGACCATCGAGCCGCGGCTGTTGACGCTGCTGGCGGCCGGGCGGCGGGTGGCGCTGATATCGGGGACCAACGGCAAGACCACCACCACCCGGTTCACCGCCGCGGCCCTCGAGGTCGAGGGACCGGTGGCGACGAACTCGTTCGGGGCCAACATGCCCACCGGTCATACTACGGCGCTGGCCAAGAACCGCGAGGCCGTCAACTGTGCCCTCGAAGTGGACGAACACTATCTGCCGCTGTTGCTGGCCGAGGCCACGCCGCGGGTCATCGCGCTGCTGAACCTGTCGCGGGACCAGCTGGACCGGGCCATGGAGGTGTCCAAACTGGCCGTCAAGTGGCGCGACGCGCTGGCAGCCGCGCCCGACATCCCGGTCATCGCCAACGCCGACGACCCCTGGGTCACCTGGGCCGCCGGGCCCTGCCAGCACGTCACCTGGATCGCCGGCGGGCAGCGCTGGCAGGAGGACTCCTGGGTGTGCCCGCAGTGCGGCAAGCACCTGGAGCGGTTCGGCGAGTTCTGGCGCTGCAACGAATGTGAACTGGCCCGGCCGACGCCGGACTGGAACGTCGACGGCGACCAGGTCATCACGCCCGAGGGCGAGAACATCGAGCTGGACCTGCGGCTGCCGGGTCAGGTCAACCGGACCAACGCGGCCACCGCGCTGGCCGTGGCCAGCACCTTCGGCATCCCGCCCGCGCTGGCCGCGCCGCGACTGACGCAGGTGAAGTCGGTGGCGGGCCGCTACGCGGTGGTGCGACGCGACCGGCGCCGGGTGCGGCTGCTGCTGTCGAAGAACCCGGCCGGGTGGCTGGAGGCCTTCGACATGCTGGAGCCGCGTTGCCCGGTGGTGTTGTCGCTCAACGCCCGCGAGGTCGACGGCTACGACACCTCGTGGATCTACGATGTGGACTTCTCCCCCGTACAGGGGCGGCGGGTGCTGGCCATCGGGGACCGGCGGATGGACCTGGCGGTGCGCCTTCAGGTCAACGGCATCGAGTTCGAGGTCGTCAAGGACATCTCGGCCGCGATCGCCGCCGTCCCGCCCGGCGACGTCGAGGTCATCGCCAACTACACCGCCTTCCAAGACATCCGAGCGGAGTTCGATCGTGTCAACTAG
- the mraZ gene encoding division/cell wall cluster transcriptional repressor MraZ: MFLGTHTPRLDDKGRLILPAKFRDELAGGLVITKGQERCLYVFPMPEFQRIADELHKAPMTNKAARAYNRVFFASAHDEIPDKQGRVTIPAHLREYAGLDRELVVIGASSRVEIWDAEAWQTYLSDSEEAFADIEEGELPAGL; the protein is encoded by the coding sequence ATGTTTCTCGGTACCCACACACCCCGGCTCGACGACAAAGGACGGTTGATCCTTCCGGCGAAGTTTCGCGACGAACTCGCAGGAGGCCTGGTGATCACGAAGGGGCAGGAGAGGTGCCTTTACGTGTTCCCCATGCCGGAATTCCAGCGGATCGCCGACGAGCTCCACAAGGCACCGATGACCAACAAGGCCGCCCGCGCCTACAACCGGGTGTTCTTCGCCAGCGCTCACGACGAGATCCCCGACAAGCAGGGCCGGGTGACCATTCCGGCGCACTTGCGCGAGTACGCCGGTCTCGATCGCGAGCTGGTGGTGATCGGTGCCAGTAGCCGAGTAGAGATCTGGGATGCCGAAGCGTGGCAGACCTACCTGAGTGACAGCGAGGAGGCTTTCGCGGACATAGAGGAGGGGGAACTGCCCGCGGGTTTGTAG
- the rsmH gene encoding 16S rRNA (cytosine(1402)-N(4))-methyltransferase RsmH, with the protein MMTKYGAPDRAHVPVFAERVCQLLAPAFDRPDPVCVDATLGAGGHSLALLEAHPSLTVIGIDRDPDALELAGKRLARFGDRFRPARAVYDELDEVLDETGVDQISGILFDLGVSSMQLDVAERGFAYAQDAPLDMRMDQSQGMTAAEVVNSYAERDLSRILRIYGEERFAPRIAKSIVAQRKRAPIESSRELADLVRDAVPAATRRRGGNPSKRTFQALRIEVNRELDVLRDALPRAIDALAPDGRIVVLSYHSLEDRIVKRELGERTKSSAPAGLPIDVPGTEPTLRWLTKGAQPPSEAEIAANPRAASAKLRAAQKLGGRNQDHDRHSQGEERR; encoded by the coding sequence ATGATGACGAAGTATGGTGCGCCGGACCGGGCACACGTACCGGTCTTCGCCGAGCGGGTGTGCCAGCTGCTGGCCCCCGCCTTCGATCGCCCCGACCCGGTCTGCGTCGACGCCACCCTCGGCGCCGGTGGCCACTCACTCGCGCTGCTGGAGGCCCACCCGAGCCTCACCGTCATCGGCATCGACCGCGACCCCGACGCCCTGGAGCTGGCGGGCAAACGTCTGGCCCGCTTCGGCGACCGGTTCCGTCCCGCCCGCGCCGTCTACGACGAACTCGACGAGGTGCTCGACGAGACCGGCGTGGACCAGATCTCCGGAATCCTGTTCGACCTCGGCGTGTCGTCGATGCAGTTGGACGTCGCCGAGCGCGGCTTCGCCTACGCGCAGGACGCCCCGCTGGACATGCGGATGGACCAGAGCCAGGGCATGACCGCCGCCGAGGTCGTCAACAGCTACGCCGAGCGGGACCTGTCGCGGATCCTGCGGATCTACGGCGAGGAGCGCTTCGCGCCGCGCATCGCCAAATCGATTGTGGCGCAACGCAAACGCGCCCCGATCGAGTCGAGCCGCGAACTCGCCGACCTGGTTCGCGACGCGGTCCCGGCCGCCACCCGGCGCCGGGGCGGCAACCCCTCCAAGCGGACCTTCCAGGCGCTGCGCATCGAGGTCAACCGGGAGCTGGACGTGCTTCGCGACGCGTTGCCGCGCGCGATCGACGCCCTGGCCCCCGACGGCCGCATAGTGGTGCTGTCCTATCACTCCCTTGAGGACCGCATCGTGAAGCGCGAACTGGGGGAGCGGACCAAGTCCTCGGCCCCGGCCGGGCTTCCCATCGACGTACCCGGTACCGAACCGACGCTGCGGTGGCTGACCAAGGGGGCTCAGCCACCGTCCGAAGCCGAGATCGCCGCCAATCCACGGGCAGCGTCGGCGAAACTGCGCGCCGCGCAGAAATTGGGTGGACGGAACCAGGACCACGATAGACACTCGCAAGGGGAGGAAAGACGATGA
- a CDS encoding peptidoglycan D,D-transpeptidase FtsI family protein, which produces MPPTDPKGRGASDPRRDGRRQVRRGYSPRGHTVGDDGDEDRRRRAAVRRGGDALRPALRLVEGGAEPESPRRTARARERTRQKVAATPVDRQSNTRSVRARQTQRATATKASGPRRRVIKRRLPKIGNPKRRLRLGMTLILLIFAIAGGRLVQLQVTDAAAYAADALGQRLQEEIIPGSRGSILDRNGERLAFSGAARYVYADPELIEDPKKAADKLTPLLGIPTRELADKMKQTKGDGPPSRFEYLARGVDVEIGDKIEKLEIPGVRVAYDERREVPGQDLAANIIGFTGLDGNGLGGMEASYEDILAGRDGERKYEVSASGQEIPGGFHREEKAKPGSDLKLTVDSDLQYQVQRILSDTMAKKNAEFGAAVVMDADTGEVVSMASAPSYDAANPMEYDKSLRGDRATDSVVEPGSIHKAIVVGAALEEGIIDRDSEPVVGPTITKADNTYRDTHPHEKRPMTIGGILAHSSNVGTIDLADKLGPEKLYEYQKKFGLGAGTDVGVAGEAAGIVREPSTWQGSDFGSIPIGLGVAVTPLQMAAGYNAIANDGMYVQPSLVECTISPDGDKDKADAPKSHRVFSKKTARDLQYVLQGPIVVPDGTGTLAKIPGYNVAGKTGTGKLVRDGEYAPGEVASFVGFAPADKPEYTVAVFAYTPGGGGGEVTGTAFRDIMQYTLGHYRVPPSTEKPADIEVYPT; this is translated from the coding sequence ATGCCACCGACGGATCCCAAAGGTCGGGGCGCGTCCGATCCGCGCCGCGACGGAAGGCGACAGGTGCGGCGCGGCTACTCCCCCCGGGGACACACCGTCGGCGACGACGGTGACGAGGACCGTCGCCGCCGCGCGGCCGTGCGCCGGGGCGGCGACGCCCTGCGTCCGGCATTGCGTCTGGTCGAGGGCGGCGCGGAACCCGAGTCTCCGCGCCGCACCGCCCGGGCCCGGGAACGCACCCGGCAGAAGGTGGCCGCCACCCCGGTCGACCGGCAGTCCAACACCCGCAGCGTCCGGGCCCGGCAGACCCAGCGGGCCACCGCCACCAAGGCCAGCGGCCCGCGCCGCCGGGTCATCAAGCGTCGGCTGCCCAAGATCGGCAACCCGAAACGGCGGCTGCGGCTGGGGATGACGCTGATCCTGCTGATCTTCGCGATCGCGGGCGGGCGGCTGGTGCAGCTTCAGGTCACCGACGCCGCGGCCTACGCCGCCGACGCGCTGGGACAGCGGCTGCAGGAGGAGATCATCCCCGGCTCCCGAGGCTCCATTCTGGACCGCAACGGCGAGCGGCTGGCGTTCTCCGGCGCCGCCCGGTACGTCTACGCCGACCCCGAACTCATCGAGGACCCCAAGAAGGCCGCCGACAAACTGACCCCGCTGCTGGGCATCCCGACCCGGGAACTGGCCGACAAGATGAAGCAGACCAAGGGCGACGGTCCACCGTCGCGCTTCGAGTACCTGGCCCGCGGCGTCGACGTCGAGATCGGCGACAAGATCGAGAAACTCGAGATCCCGGGGGTGCGGGTCGCCTACGACGAACGCCGCGAGGTGCCCGGACAGGACCTGGCGGCCAACATCATCGGCTTCACCGGCCTGGACGGCAACGGCCTCGGCGGCATGGAGGCCTCCTATGAGGACATCCTCGCCGGTCGCGACGGCGAACGCAAGTACGAGGTCAGCGCCTCGGGTCAGGAGATCCCCGGCGGCTTCCACCGCGAGGAGAAGGCCAAACCGGGCTCCGACCTGAAGCTGACCGTCGACTCCGACCTGCAGTACCAGGTGCAGCGGATCCTGTCGGACACCATGGCCAAGAAGAACGCCGAGTTCGGCGCCGCGGTGGTGATGGACGCCGACACCGGGGAAGTGGTGTCGATGGCCAGCGCGCCCAGCTACGACGCGGCCAACCCGATGGAGTACGACAAGTCGCTACGCGGCGACCGGGCCACCGACAGCGTCGTCGAACCCGGTTCGATCCACAAGGCCATCGTGGTGGGTGCCGCCCTGGAGGAGGGGATCATCGACCGCGACAGCGAACCGGTGGTCGGCCCGACGATCACCAAGGCCGACAACACCTACCGCGACACGCATCCGCATGAGAAACGTCCGATGACGATCGGCGGCATCCTGGCCCACTCCTCCAACGTGGGCACCATCGACCTGGCCGACAAGCTCGGACCCGAGAAGCTGTACGAGTACCAGAAGAAGTTCGGGCTCGGCGCCGGTACCGACGTCGGGGTCGCCGGCGAGGCGGCCGGAATCGTCCGCGAACCCTCCACCTGGCAGGGCAGCGACTTCGGGTCCATCCCGATCGGACTGGGTGTGGCGGTCACGCCGCTGCAGATGGCCGCCGGGTACAACGCGATCGCCAACGACGGGATGTACGTGCAGCCGAGTCTGGTGGAGTGCACGATCTCGCCCGACGGCGACAAGGACAAGGCCGACGCGCCGAAGAGCCACCGGGTGTTCTCCAAGAAGACCGCCCGCGACCTCCAGTACGTGTTGCAGGGCCCGATCGTGGTGCCCGACGGCACCGGAACCCTGGCCAAGATCCCCGGCTACAACGTGGCGGGCAAGACCGGTACCGGAAAGCTGGTGCGCGACGGCGAGTACGCGCCCGGCGAAGTGGCGTCCTTTGTGGGTTTCGCCCCGGCGGACAAGCCCGAGTACACCGTCGCGGTCTTCGCCTACACGCCCGGCGGTGGCGGCGGCGAGGTCACCGGGACCGCGTTCCGCGACATCATGCAGTACACGCTGGGCCACTACCGGGTGCCGCCGTCCACCGAGAAACCCGCCGACATCGAGGTCTACCCGACCTGA